From the Acidimicrobiia bacterium genome, one window contains:
- a CDS encoding sigma-70 family RNA polymerase sigma factor has translation MDVKLQADFLKTIEENKGIIYKIARSYCKDPDDKQDLIQEILFQLWKSFDKFDSSYKFSTWMYRITLNVSISFYRKETLRRQINQPLPESVLYLKEDNTTLDLNNELDQLHQFIQELKELDRAIIILYLEGNNQQDIGEILGLTVTNVSTKVSRIKELLKQKFLSLKN, from the coding sequence AAAACAAGGGGATTATTTACAAAATAGCCAGATCATACTGCAAAGACCCTGACGATAAACAAGATCTAATTCAGGAGATCTTATTCCAGCTTTGGAAGTCTTTTGACAAGTTTGATAGTTCGTATAAGTTTTCAACATGGATGTATCGTATTACTCTGAACGTTTCAATCTCATTCTATAGAAAGGAAACACTGAGGCGGCAAATCAATCAACCATTGCCAGAGAGTGTACTTTACCTGAAAGAAGATAATACTACACTAGACTTGAATAATGAATTAGATCAATTACATCAGTTTATTCAAGAGCTTAAAGAATTAGATCGGGCAATTATTATTCTATATCTGGAAGGGAACAACCAACAGGATATAGGAGAAATACTTGGATTAACCGTAACCAATGTATCGACCAAAGTTTCGAGAATAAAAGAACTATTGAAACAAAAATTTTTATCCTTAAAAAATTAA